Sequence from the Nasonia vitripennis strain AsymCx chromosome 5, Nvit_psr_1.1, whole genome shotgun sequence genome:
GCTTTTTTAACGAGAACAGTTCTTTACTCGTGATCAGTTCGACGTTCATTTTGCTCCAATAGTTTATTTCGGTGAGAACCCTCAGAAGGTTGATTCTCTCGTCGTCCAACATCCTTTCGAACTTCTGAAATGGAGGGTGTAATTTTATagaataatttgcatgtctcgcGTAAACTGTGAATTTTCTCTTGTACCTACCCTTTGAACCGATTTCAACATTTTATCGCACGAAGTGGCGTCTTTGTACTGTATTTTGTCTTCGAGCCTTTCTACCAAGTAGTTTTGCATTTCTTTTCcaatctgaaaaaaaaaaacgtaatgTAGCATTTGAAGTGAAAATTGCATCGCGTAGCTTACCTTAGTCTTTTGCAAAACAGTAAGGTGTTCCCTCAGATGCTTCATCTTCTTAAACATGCACTGATACTTCCAGCTTCTAAAGCGAATACTTTTCTTCAACTTCATCAAGGCTCGCATAGCTGCaatctttttctctccttccataataatttcattgttGACATCTACGAGTTGTTTGCACGTGACCACAGCTGCATTCTCAAAGTTATTAATATCTCCGGTGATCAGTATTTCTATTTGCGCAGCTTTCAGCACCAGCTGTATTTCGGGATTTTTCAAGAACTTCGATTGCTTTATCGTTTCTTCTTCGATGgtatttttcatgaaaaatatcTTGCTCTGTGCCACGGAGCTCAGCTTTTGTAAATAGAAGAAAGTCTGTTCGGCTTCAGCTAATTCCAAAGCGGCGATTCTCAACTACAAATGAAAATATCGTTAAAGTTATTGGATGCTACTGCAGAAATAGAAGCTAGTAGTTACCTTGATTTCTATTTCTACTTTGTTTCTGCGTAGTTTGCACAGGGATTGCCAATGACTGGTATCGATTTGCGGAGGTAAACTGTTCGGCATCACATCTAGCGCGTCCATTCCGCgcaaaaaatccaaatattccCGCGGCAATATTGCCGACTTTTTACCAGCCATTAGACACTTATTCGTTTCCACTAAATAGGTCAACGAGGTGCAAGTAATTTGGCCGATTCGTGGCCGGCGCTTGTATTGTCTCAACAAATGCTCGACTATCGGTTGTTTCAATTCCGCGAATTCGCCTCGAAATTTTCCCTCCAAAACTCTATCACGTTTATTTAAACTTTCATATTTGTTTCGCAAATCTGTTACTATTGGTTCTATGCTTGTCACTTCGTTCGACAAGGTTCTATTTTCGTTTTCCAATATTACTAAATCGTGATTAACGATGCTGAACATTTTTCTGTTAGCGTAATCCTTCAGAAGTCGTCTTTTTTGGTCGTTCAATCGTAAAAGGAATTCTTGTAGGATGgccgattttatttttatcttttctaAAGCGAATTCTTCCGTCTTTCTGTCAAAATTCTCGATGTCGGCCTTTATTTGCTCTGAAACGTGATAAATATCTCAACCTGATTTTTTATGAGAACATGGTGTTATATTaccatttatatttttgatcTCCGTTTCCAAGAAcaacttatatttttttcgttcgGCTTCTAATTTAgccattttttgtttataaactTCTACAGCTGCAATATCGATTTTGTCATATTGCGAGGGACGCTTCAGTAATAAACATTCTGGCTTCGGCACATCTTTTCTTACTTCGTCTTCCCATCTATCAttataatatttcaatatagTTTCAGAGTCAGTTACGTATActtatttgaaataaaattgataaattaacTTACCTTACTTCTAAAAGACCATCCATCATATCCTGAAGTTTCGCTGCTCGAAATACGACTTCATGATCTGGAACACTCATGTTCGTCCTTTCCGCTTCtactaaattattaattgtcttttcattttcattattcaagCAAATATccttttgaaattcaaacgGAATCTCTTCTTCCTTAATCATAACTACATCTTCTGGCGTTTCGGTAGAGTGCCATTTAATGTTGACGAATTTATCATTTTCGAAAGTAACACCAAACACCTCTTTCAGTTcttttttgcattttatcAATCTTTTTAATCGATCCTCCATGTCGATTAgtacattattttttagagACCTCATTTCGTCAAACCtcttgttaaaataaatctagAAAGAAAAAGATCGTTTTTTATTAGAAACAATAAGCattattacaatatataaaataattaaattacttTTAATCTATTTTCTCTAGATGTAATAATGTCATGGTGACTGTCGTCAAAGACTGTTTTCAATAATTGATTTGGTGGAACAGCATCTTTTATCCATTGGAAACTTGTCGATCCAGTAAAGACAATGTCGTTACTGTATTGTAAGTACAAAAACTCTTCATCTCTGTTGGATTTTTGTAGAATTTCTTCGAACATGGTTGGCTCGAGAATTAGCTGATCCGTCTCACAATTACTAATTTCTAAGCATGAACTCAGCAAAGGAGTATTAAAAAGTTCAATAGAAAAATCATCCATTTTTTCAGGCTTATCCATATGGCGTAATCGAAAATTATTAACGTAAGTTTTACAATTGAATGAAATAAGCGTGCAGTCGTGGGTCTCTAAAGTATTCCAAAATGATTTCATTAAATACTCAATAATTTTCTCTTTCTGGTTGATACTTGTTTGCAAATATACTTTTGCTTCTTCTTGTTCACTAAGagcaatattaatttttttatttctcttttcACTATCCAAATCAAATGTGGATACTGGTAATCGACATTCTGAACTTTTTGTCTCGTTTAAATCTAACAGTcttttgatctaaaaattataagatTTGTTCTCGTATCATGTTTTTAGGCAAGTACATGATACTgatttaaaatgtatttacCTTAGTCTTCAAATTACTCAAGTCTTTcaaagtaatattttttatacgtaGCATATCATTCCTCTCGCGTTCAATAGTTTTTTCGTCTTCGAGTTCGAGAAATGTTTTGTTATCATAAATTGTAGCTTCAATATCTATATATTCCCATTTAAaagtttctatattttttttaaattccacAAATTCGTCTTTGCTTACTTCTTGCGATTCGctagataaaaataaaattctaagGATTATTTTGCAGtctgtattaaaaatttaaaccagAATCTTAccaattttttatacaaacgAGACTACCGTTTTTTCCCAATGAAAGGATGATCTTGCCACAAACTGCAGATAGAGATCGTTTGGTCCCTTTTTCTTGGTAGTGATGCACCATAAAAACCTTTTGACTTTTCGATAAGTTTGAGTTCTCTCGTAAAATTACAAAGCCGTCAAATCCACATGTAACTGTAAAGGTTTTAGATACACTTATGTCGAATTTCCTTAGCTTATGCTCGGAAAATAGAACGTTTGTCAAAACAATCAAATCGCTCTAGAATTGAATAAAAGATTAGTGAGCAGCCAATTTAACATTATAAAGTAGAAAAAAGCAATGACTGACCTCAATTTTATATAGATGTAATTGTTTCAAAAGGTATGGTATCCCCATAAAATCACAGACATTTCCTGGACCATATTTCAAATTCTGGTAATGGCCATGCAAATGTATTCTATGAATCTTTTGACACGAATTTTCCCACTTGTTCACTGAATATATTTCAATGAAATCGCCAGCAGGTGCAGTGGGAAATGTTTTAACGAGAATCACTAATCGTACCGTTTCACGAATTTCAAAAATGAGAAAATCTACAATAGGTTTCTTTAAAGCCATGTGAAAAAATACTATTATTTCCATCTTCACGATGGTTCTTAACAGAAAAATATGACTTGGATCAGTCGATACGGCGCCAAAAAGGCAACCATTATTGGAAAATTTTACTCTCTCCAAAGGATTTCGATGCaagtgaatcatttttaacatgtgaaaacttttttttgaTGCGATGAAAATAATGCACTTTCCTGACGTCGTGCTCACTACTAGTAACGGAATATAAGGATGCGTTTTTATGCAAAGtactgaaaaataataacaaatattaACTAGAGCCGAATTCTCTTTtgattataaatacattttaccTTGATCATTCCTATCAATGTCAAATTCTGTGCAAACGTCTCCGTCAAAAATGTCAACAAGTTTTAAACTATTCGAATCATCAAGTACAACGATATGAGATTCTTGTGGCTTCAACATACACATGCTTACAAACTTTCGGCAAGTTTCGAAAATTCGTTCCAAATTTGGTTGATTCTCGTTAAAGGACAATTCCAAGATATTTCCAGCATCAGTATGAATCAAAATCGCTTCTTTGTGACGTGCCAGTATCATTTTTATAGGATGAGAAGAACACTTGATAAACCATGAAGCGTTACACACCTCACTGGAGTTAATCTCTAAaagtgatttattattatactgaaaataaattcTGATTTACGAGGCGTCTAAATAGTCCATTGGGTACTTAATTCGTATTAGCAATAAATAGACTCACAGTTAATTGCGAGTTATTATCCACCATTACGAATCCGTTCAGAAATGGAAGAACAGAAATTTGTTTCCTTGCTTCGACATCTATATCCCCGCACATGATTAGCGCACACTTCTTCCCATCGCTGCTGACAATATACACATTTTGGTAGATGTCGCACAGCAACAAATTACCATTGTTTGTCCAGCAAACGCAATCGATTTTATGTTCTATCGAATTTATACAGTTTTTAATAACGGTAATCTTTTTGGAGTACGTATAAATCTCGTAAGTCCAGAGTTTTCCCGCTGCAGGTGAAAACTGATAAACCAAATGTGCTGATATCAACGAAGCTCTGGAAATTAATTCGGTTTAAATATACGAGTATACGGCTCGATCTGATCGAACATAAATATACCCACTCGATCGTTTGAATCTCATCCGTGAGCATCGTATCCACAGAGGTCATTTTTTCCCCAGTCCTCCAAAGCCAGACGATCAGCTGGAAATTCGGGAAGGACGTTAAGCTCAAGAGATATTCCGTACCTGCGAAGCAACACGAGAGATAAGAGTTCGGACCCTTGTCAAGTCTGCATACGGCGACTTTTCTGATCTCGGGATACGTGTGAACGTATATCTTCGGGCTGTAGCATCGTTCCGCCATTGAGAACATCGGAGTGACCtgcgagaaataaaaagtgTTCGCCGACAAAGCTCGTGTGGAACCAGAATAATCTGCCGTGGAAATAAAACGAAGCAAGCATTCTAATAACGCTGAGCTTTCTAAATTTTACCGGATGTCCTGCCAAACAGCAAGCGCCTTCGCCTCTGGTCGCGTCATTGAAATATTCGATCCTCTTCTCTTTAGTTCCCAAGTTGTAGAATATCACGTAATTCCCCGACGCGGTTGCTATCACGTCCTTGCCAACGAACACGAAGTCGTGGACTGCTCCGGTTTTGATCCACCTGAGCAGAAAACCTTTGGTTAATCCCAGccgtttgtaaataataattgatgCAACTGTGCGTTTCCACCCTCTTACTTAGTAACAATTGtcattatattatcaaacaaACGAGATCGAGCTTCGGCTGTTTGCAAACTGTGCTATTTACACTCGGAGGGAGTACACCACGAGCTTGCGCAGCAACTCTGTTTTGTTGCCTGGTAACGCGCTGTACTCGGCTTCGGCGTGAGATGTTCGATACTGCCAGCGCAGCTTTTATTGCAGCCGATCACTGCACGTAAAGTAAAGGCAAACAGATATCCgcttgattattattaacgtTAGAGGATCTACTCgtgatcattttttttttcaaactaaaCCGTAGCGTTgaatatttttcgatttaacCGACACGTGACTTCGCCGTTTCTTCTTAACGATCAAAACAGGAATATCTAGTCAATTTCCGAGGTGTGTATATGCGCGCTCACGCGTCTCTGGAAAAACAGGATTTCAGAGAGCCGACGCCGGTGGATTCCATTATATGCACGATGTGCATCTCTCAAAATCTACCGGTTATTCGACTCTTTTCACCGCACGCGCGTGCGttatattctctttttttcgttaACTCATGCGTCCCTTTCCCTTTTATCAATGCGTTAGATGTAAAACGAAATTAACATaagcagagcgcgcgcgcgcgcgacagttTCGCGGAATACCGAAGTCGCTGCACATACCTGCGTATGCAGGAGTGAAAGTAGGAaagttccttttttttatgtgTACAACGCGTGTACACAAGCGGAGAAAAATAAGCATGTGTAATTTCGCGAGTGTGGgtaatttgttttatttttttttcgtctcgaGCGCGAAGAAGCGATCGTCGTCGTGATAGGAATGCCAGGGGGGCGAAGTGTGCCACTGGATCAAAGAATTGTTTGAGAAAAGAAGGAAGGATGGGATCGAGGGGACGGACCGTTATCGCGAGGTATCGTCCCGCACATAATAATGGCCGGTGCGACACATCGACGTCTTTCAATTTGTGCTTCGACGTCGACGCGTGTATgctttatatgtatatactgtGCGGAGGCATGATAAAAGATGTGAGGATACTTTACGACATGAATACCTgaaaatgcgcgcgcgtggtTGGTTTCTTTTTCGATGCGATGGAAAGTTTGCAACTTTAATAGATTTTGTTACAGtgtatcattttattatttaaaaaaaaaagtaaacatcGTTTCCAagtaaactttattttttcatagaaaGCAATGATAACAATTCGAAAAACCACCCACTCCAGCAACCTGAAAAGTTTTTCTTGAAGAGCCGCACAGCACATAGAAAAACCGGCCGTGAACCAAGTGAAAGTATTGCAAAACAGCACGACTGATTGACTGGCGGCGCGCATACGTTACATTTAATtcggtggtggtggtggtggaggCGATGCCCCGGCCCGCAAGTCTCGTCGCGTGAAATAGTAACCTAGTAAATTTCCCCTACCCCCGGCTGGTGCGTATATAGTCGGCGACACTGACCGtgactttttttatacttacTCCGGTCGGGCGCATCGATCGCGTCGTCGTTCTCCAGCTGAATAGCCATGTCGCTGGATCGATAAGTTTTTCACGAGCTTCGCGATAAGAGTTTGTTGAGCTCGGATTTTATATAGTGGGTGGTGGAACAGTGCTGGAGTCTGCGGTGTGGGTGGACTGCCTGTTGCTGGTAGTTTTCCaagtttcttctttttctacgAGTTTTCGCAGCAGTGGAcagtgattttatttttggatAAGCGAGGTGAGTGGTATACATCGTTATGTCGTTAATTGTCGTGTTCTAATTAAGCTTCGAAAATTGATTTGCGACTAACAAGCGCTGTTTTCTTAATTAATAAGATTCAAATCGATCGCAATACACCTCGGGCATCAATCAGTCAGTTTATTACACAGATTATGTAGATCTATAATGGCGAATGCAACAATTGGCTCAGCAGTCGTACAGTACACAAACGAATCGAAAGGATATTCTAAAGACGGTCGCGCAATCAATATTCAAGTGCAGTTGCTGATTTGGTATTCGAACGGAAGTGCGTGCCGGCTTTCTTTTCTGCCAAGTTTTAGACGTCGATTATTAGATGCTAAAAGAGACCTACATATTATACAGCCAATTCAATTGCAGCCATTCATTCATCCATGTTTGGCTCGAGCCGAATTAATTATCTCTTTACGATATTAGACGCCTCGAGTGCGGCAGACTAACAATGCCAGTCGATGATGAAGTGTGACAAGTCTATCATTTTAAAGTAAACAACGCATAAAATAAATTGTCAACAGGTCAACATGACGGGGCTACCGTTCATCCTGCTCCTAATCGCAATCAGTACTCATCTCGTCCCCTGCGAATCCCTCGACTCCGCGTCACCAGAGCATAGAAGCGTCGACGAGCCGGTGCTCAACCTGTCCTACACGAAACTCAAGGCCAAATCCGAAGACAAGAGCGTAATAGTGACGGCGAAGCCGATACCCGAGATATCCCAAAATCTCGAAACGTCAAAACTCAAACACGATGCGATAGGCCGTTCGCCTATGCCACCCACAACGATGCGTCCCATGGTGTCGCCGAAGTATCGGCTACAGCAGCGCAACCGCGTCGCAGCTCCTGCCTCGCCGAGGGACAGCTACCTCGACGCTTTGGAGTATTCGCATAACATTAAGGACGTCAAGGGACACGAGGACAAGTCGCCGAAATTGACGAGGAGAGAATACACGCCGGGACCTGTTTACAGGCCGGAGACCGATAACGCGGCTAGCAGCAGCAATAAAATCGGTAAGTATTCTTATATACGAAACGTTAATTTAACGATTTCTCGACGAGTTTTCGAGATTAACCGAGGATGTCGCTTCAGAAACTATCGCGAAGACCCCAAGGATCTCCTACGTCGGCAGCTCGTCCGTCAGGCCGTCCGACTCTTTTCGGCCCTCGGCCGAGATCAACTCCCACAATCAGCCGCAAGTCTCGATCGGCACTGGTTTCGATAGCAACAACGAAAACGGTAACATCGTCAACAGCAACAGCTACAGCTACGACATCTACAGCCCTCCAGAGAAGAACTACGGAGCAGCACCTCAGACCTCGTACGGACCACCATCGCCGTCTTACGGACCACCCTCGGCGTCGTATGGACCTCCATCGTCGTCTTACGGACCACCACCGTCGTCTTACGGACCACCGCTGATGTCTTACGGACCACCGTCGACGTCGCACGGACCGTCGTCCTACGGAATCCCCTACGGATCGTCGCAGCAAGGTGAGAGCAGAGGTATCGTATTAATGCTTGGTTTTTCACCGTTGCACCGTTTGCTCACGCAGTTTCACGCTTTCGGGATGGTTTttgttttgtgtgtgtgtgtgtgtgtgtgtcatgGCTTCTCTCGTCTAGCTTTAATCAGAAGGAAACGGAGTCCGCGTAATACGCTCAGGAGGATGAAGAACCACTCAGATTTATTATTGTCTGCTTTTTATCCTCGTCGTCCGAGGGAAAATTAAAGCGAAAAGAGGCGCTCGCTTAATGTTGACggatttaattaaattcttaTTCACGTCTCGTTAAATCGTCTCCTCTCTCACGCCGGGGGAATCTTAAGAGCCCCCCCCCTTTCTCATTTCCAAGCTCGGTGTACATTTGTTCCCCCTTGCGCTTCTCGCACCATCGGCTCTTACAAACGACCCACTTAACGGAATAAGGAAAAATTGCAAAGACGGTCCCGAAAGTATCCAACGCGGAAAGTGTGTTTAAAGAGTAACTACCCTCCGACAAACCTTCATCTCGTATCCATCGCACGGTATAATGCGAAATTTCGACTCCTTCAGGTCTGGGCTCGCTGCAGGCGACCTACAGCACGTCGTACCCGCTGCCGGATCTCTTCCCTCTGCCGTTCTTCCCGGCGATCGACCTCAGCTGGCCGATCTCGCTGAAGATCAACGCCTACACCCTGATCAAAATAATCCTCAAGATAATCATCTTCAAGATGATCGTCAAGTTCATCGGCACCATCTGCCTTCTGCTCTTCCTGCCGAAGCTCATCTCCAAGAAGAAAGACCAACacagcgacgacgaggaggacgacTCGCGGGGATTCGCCGACAAGCGTGAGTATAGACCTAGTCGAATCTTcaacatgtaaaaaaaaaaataaacgtatGTATAATTTCATGCGTTTTCCGCAGAGACTCTGTCGAGGGAACGGCTGCACTTGCTGTCGTCGATAGTCTCGCGCTCGATCGAGCATTACGCCGAGCTGAACGGAAAAAACGGCGCGACAACGAGTCGCCGGAGGGACCAAGAGGCGCCGTGCGAGAGTCTCCTATGTCGAATCGGCAGGCGCGTGTTCGGCGCTGATACGTGGGCCGATTATATACGGCTGTTTAAGAGCTACCTTGCCGAGGAACGGTCTGCGGCGGTTCAGCGATCGAGGAAGAGATAGTGCGAAATGTGCAAATGGCTTTCTTCCAAAAACTACCTTGTATACGactgtaatttatttatttatttatttatttatcaaacgcGCTCGCTCCTCTACGGTATTACGTGCAGGTCGAGTGTATAGTGCACTTATACCGTTaggagcgacgacgacgaataaagagattatttttttgtcatCTCAGTAACGCCTTTTCTCTTTTATAACTCACTGTGCTCTAGCGTTATTATA
This genomic interval carries:
- the LOC103316605 gene encoding LOW QUALITY PROTEIN: cilia- and flagella-associated protein 43-like (The sequence of the model RefSeq protein was modified relative to this genomic sequence to represent the inferred CDS: substituted 1 base at 1 genomic stop codon) encodes the protein MAIQLENDDAIDAPDRIASIIIYKRLGLTKGFLLRWIKTGAVHDFVFVGKDVIATASGNYVIFYNLGTKEKRIEYFNDATRGEGACCLAGHPVTPMFSMAERCYSPKIYVHTYPEIRKVAVCRLDKGPNSYLSCCFAGTEYLLSLTSFPNFQLIVWLWRTGEKMTSVDTMLTDEIQTIEASLISAHLVYQFSPAAGKLWTYEIYTYSKKITVIKNCINSIEHKIDCVCWTNNGNLLLCDIYQNVYIVSSDGKKCALIMCGDIDVEARKQISVLPFLNGFVMVDNNSQLTVSLFIANTNYNNKSLLEINSSEVCNASWFIKCSSHPIKMILARHKEAILIHTDAGNILELSFNENQPNLERIFETCRKFVSMCMLKPQESHIVVLDDSNSLKLVDIFDGDVCTEFDIDRNDQVNICYYFSVLCIKTHPYIPLLVVSTTSGKCIIFIASKKSFHMLKMIHLHRNPLERVKFSNNGCLFGAVSTDPSHIFLLRTIVKMEIIVFFHMALKKPIVDFLIFEIRETVRLVILVKTFPTAPAGDFIEIYSVNKWENSCQKIHRIHLHGHYQNLKYGPGNVCDFMGIPYLLKQLHLYKIESDLIVLTNVLFSEHKLRKFDISVSKTFTVTCGFDGFVILRENSNLSKSQKVFMVHHYQEKGTKRSLSAVCGKIILSLGKNGSLVCIKNCESQEVSKDEFVEFKKNIETFKWEYIDIEATIYDNKTFLELEDEKTIERERNDMLRIKNITLKDLSNLKTKIKRLLDLNETKSSECRLPVSTFDLDSEKRNKKINIALSEQEEAKVYLQTSINQKEKIIEYLMKSFWNTLETHDCTLISFNCKTYVNNFRLRHMDKPEKMDDFSIELFNTPLLSSCLEISNCETDQLILEPTMFEEILQKSNRDEEFLYLQYSNDIVFTGSTSFQWIKDAVPPNQLLKTVFDDSHHDIITSRENRLKIYFNKRFDEMRSLKNNVLIDMEDRLKRLIKCKKELKEVFGVTFENDKFVNIKWHSTETPEDVVMIKEEEIPFEFQKDICLNNENEKTINNLVEAERTNMSVPDHEVVFRAAKLQDMMDGLLEVRWEDEVRKDVPKPECLLLKRPSQYDKIDIAAVEVYKQKMAKLEAERKKYKLFLETEIKNINGNITPCSHKKSGXDIYHVSEQIKADIENFDRKTEEFALEKIKIKSAILQEFLLRLNDQKRRLLKDYANRKMFSIVNHDLVILENENRTLSNEVTSIEPIVTDLRNKYESLNKRDRVLEGKFRGEFAELKQPIVEHLLRQYKRRPRIGQITCTSLTYLVETNKCLMAGKKSAILPREYLDFLRGMDALDVMPNSLPPQIDTSHWQSLCKLRRNKVEIEIKLRIAALELAEAEQTFFYLQKLSSVAQSKIFFMKNTIEEETIKQSKFLKNPEIQLVLKAAQIEILITGDINNFENAAVVTCKQLVDVNNEIIMEGEKKIAAMRALMKLKKSIRFRSWKYQCMFKKMKHLREHLTVLQKTKIGKEMQNYLVERLEDKIQYKDATSCDKMLKSVQRKFERMLDDERINLLRVLTEINYWSKMNVELITSKELFSLKKQKQIEQLEEDHLRKRNRLFHKNHLRSIMERTRLVETVKESHNELMNLQTQLELLKLKTYPTLRCKDASYYRRSILKKYSYT
- the LOC100120242 gene encoding pollen-specific leucine-rich repeat extensin-like protein 1: MTGLPFILLLIAISTHLVPCESLDSASPEHRSVDEPVLNLSYTKLKAKSEDKSVIVTAKPIPEISQNLETSKLKHDAIGRSPMPPTTMRPMVSPKYRLQQRNRVAAPASPRDSYLDALEYSHNIKDVKGHEDKSPKLTRREYTPGPVYRPETDNAASSSNKIETIAKTPRISYVGSSSVRPSDSFRPSAEINSHNQPQVSIGTGFDSNNENGNIVNSNSYSYDIYSPPEKNYGAAPQTSYGPPSPSYGPPSASYGPPSSSYGPPPSSYGPPLMSYGPPSTSHGPSSYGIPYGSSQQGLGSLQATYSTSYPLPDLFPLPFFPAIDLSWPISLKINAYTLIKIILKIIIFKMIVKFIGTICLLLFLPKLISKKKDQHSDDEEDDSRGFADKQTLSRERLHLLSSIVSRSIEHYAELNGKNGATTSRRRDQEAPCESLLCRIGRRVFGADTWADYIRLFKSYLAEERSAAVQRSRKR